The following proteins are encoded in a genomic region of Pseudodesulfovibrio mercurii:
- a CDS encoding ATP-binding protein produces MTKPARPPKMTPLGRKIAAAILGTTLVALALSFLLNAIPMVNAYRQEGVDKARSLAELMARSLAAPVDFDDPEAAAENLRTLSLNPNVLGAAVYLGNAAPFAVYGTPPDFASLAGPGVTTSLSALTVAAGIPCGSTGCLVVLNVSLAGQWGLLKSYLVSGGLILLGVFVFCFKLAGTFRRRLGDPLRELTEAIGDISGSRDYSRRVDYRSDDELGVLVAEFNAMLERIEDRDDRLNRHREMLEQRVEERTLQLKVKQLELLKNNRQLYSEIRRRAQAEMIREEVERINRHDLKSGLSLVIGYPELLLQQGDLSAEQVKLIKRIRAAGYRMLDMIRNHLDMFKMEKGVYALNRLPIDLVETFCDLEEELAPQLNSSGVRLAIRLKGRDVVGDETYSVSGEGPLLRTMCRNLVQNAIEASRPGDEVVVSLEDDHAGRPGLTVTNPTPVPPEVRERFFEKYVTHGKENGTGLGTYFAALIARTHGADIAMNTGEETGTTLRITFRR; encoded by the coding sequence GTGACTAAGCCCGCGCGCCCCCCCAAGATGACCCCCCTGGGCCGGAAGATCGCGGCGGCCATCCTCGGCACCACCCTGGTGGCCCTGGCCCTGAGCTTTCTCCTCAACGCCATCCCCATGGTCAACGCCTACCGTCAGGAGGGCGTGGACAAGGCCCGCTCCCTGGCCGAGCTCATGGCCCGCTCCCTGGCCGCGCCCGTGGACTTCGACGATCCCGAGGCCGCGGCCGAGAACCTGCGCACCCTGTCCCTCAATCCCAACGTGCTCGGAGCGGCCGTGTACCTCGGCAACGCCGCGCCCTTCGCCGTGTACGGCACGCCGCCGGACTTCGCCTCCCTGGCCGGGCCGGGGGTGACCACCTCCCTGTCCGCCCTGACCGTGGCGGCCGGGATTCCCTGCGGCAGCACCGGCTGCCTGGTGGTCCTGAACGTCTCCCTGGCCGGGCAGTGGGGGCTGCTCAAGTCCTACCTGGTCAGCGGCGGGCTCATCCTGCTCGGGGTGTTCGTCTTCTGCTTCAAGCTGGCGGGCACGTTCCGGCGCAGGCTCGGCGACCCCCTGCGCGAGCTGACCGAGGCCATCGGCGACATCTCCGGCAGCCGGGACTACTCCCGCCGCGTGGACTACCGCAGCGACGACGAGCTGGGCGTGCTCGTGGCCGAGTTCAACGCCATGCTCGAGCGCATCGAGGACCGCGACGACCGCTTGAACCGGCACCGCGAGATGCTCGAACAGCGGGTCGAGGAACGGACCCTGCAACTCAAGGTCAAGCAGCTCGAACTGCTCAAGAACAACCGCCAGCTGTACAGCGAGATTCGCCGCCGCGCCCAGGCCGAGATGATCCGCGAGGAGGTGGAGCGCATCAACCGCCACGACCTCAAGTCCGGCCTGAGCCTGGTCATCGGCTACCCGGAACTGCTCCTCCAGCAGGGCGATCTCTCCGCCGAGCAGGTCAAGCTCATCAAGCGCATCCGCGCCGCCGGGTACCGCATGCTCGACATGATCCGCAACCACCTGGACATGTTCAAGATGGAGAAGGGCGTCTACGCCCTGAACCGGCTGCCCATCGATCTGGTGGAGACCTTCTGCGACCTGGAGGAGGAACTGGCCCCGCAGCTGAACAGCTCGGGCGTGCGGCTGGCCATCCGTCTGAAGGGGCGGGACGTGGTCGGCGACGAGACCTACTCCGTGTCCGGCGAGGGCCCGCTTCTGCGGACCATGTGCCGCAACCTGGTGCAGAACGCCATCGAGGCCTCGCGGCCGGGCGACGAGGTGGTGGTCTCCCTGGAGGACGACCACGCCGGGCGGCCCGGCCTGACCGTGACCAACCCCACGCCCGTGCCCCCGGAGGTCCGCGAGCGGTTCTTCGAGAAGTACGTCACCCACGGCAAGGAGAACGGCACCGGGCTCGGCACCTACTTCGCCGCGCTCATCGCCCGGACCCACGGCGCGGACATCGCCATGAACACGGGCGAGGAGACCGGCACCACCCTGCGCATCACCTTCCGCCGCTAG
- a CDS encoding efflux RND transporter permease subunit gives MNLAKWCITNNRTSLVIFLLIAVSGVMTFFSIPKGEDPDFTIRVGIISTVFPGASPQRVEELVTDKLEEKIREIDGVKTVESQSMSGLSIIKVEFEDSIKDMQPYWQKLRNKVDDAAPDLPEEAQTPVVNDEFGDVYGIVIALTGDGFSYRELKDAADDMRDELLKLKGVGKVERWGVQDERIFVDFTNSRMAAAGVSPFVLAQMIDSQNTLQPSGSSMVGPERIVIEPTGEFKGVEDIYSLSIRPPGKKTSVRLADVADISRGFSDPPSTMARYNGKPCLILAVSMAEGGNITELGDRIAQRLDQLKANMFVGLDTNLVVFQPDYVRKAINDFMVNLLESFAFVVVIILLFAGLRTGVIAGSLVPMAMLGCIALMPYFDVGLQRISIASLIISLGILVDNGVVVSEAILVRLAAGEDRLKAATGAVAELWMPLLAASLTTIFAFLPIPLATTHPVGEFCSSLFVVVTLTLACSWGLSMSMVPMMCYYLLRPKLTVQTFTSRIYRFYRALLLWSLRHRTVFVAGIVLCCVVAGWAFQFLPKMFFPPNERAQFTIDFWQPYGTDITATERRVERLEKVLMGDADVTGVGVFVGHGGPRWYLPLNLEQKNDNLATFVVNTASIESVDQVIKRTRRTLEDNFPDADYSLNKLMNGPPVGAKLQIRLSGTDIETLYTLRDEIVPLVEQQAGITRVWDDWGQWTKKMIVQVDQDKAREAGLSSFDVAVSLQTAMSGLPASNYREGDTIIPILLRNDEGFRNHLDKLDSLNVYSYDTGISVPLSQVATTRLDWQPSDIRRRDQGRTMTIKADVADGYYAQSILAKVRPAVQQLMGKADWPLGYNVEYGGEFEESAEAQAAINANMPLAMGLLVLVLIFQFNSVRRPLIILLTLPPMIIGISTGMLATNSPFGFMAMLGMISLLGIIVNNAIMLIDRIEIQRGRGLDLADAIVLSSMERARPIIMTATTTIIGMVPLSLQGGEMWRPMANLIMSGLTVATVLTLVLCPVLYSLFFRQGFKGYRWDPAVIERGSDLKADNLPAE, from the coding sequence ATGAACCTGGCCAAGTGGTGCATCACCAACAACCGCACCTCCCTCGTCATCTTTCTGCTCATCGCCGTCAGCGGCGTGATGACCTTCTTCTCCATCCCCAAGGGCGAGGACCCGGACTTCACCATCCGCGTCGGGATCATCTCCACGGTCTTTCCCGGGGCCTCGCCCCAGCGGGTGGAGGAACTGGTCACCGACAAGCTCGAGGAGAAGATCCGCGAGATCGACGGGGTCAAGACCGTGGAATCCCAGTCCATGTCAGGCCTGTCCATCATCAAGGTGGAGTTCGAGGACTCCATCAAGGACATGCAGCCCTACTGGCAGAAGCTGCGCAACAAGGTGGACGACGCCGCACCGGACCTGCCCGAGGAGGCCCAGACCCCGGTGGTCAACGACGAGTTCGGCGACGTCTACGGCATCGTCATCGCCCTGACCGGCGACGGCTTCTCCTACCGCGAACTCAAGGACGCGGCCGACGACATGCGCGACGAACTGCTCAAGCTCAAGGGCGTGGGCAAGGTCGAGCGCTGGGGCGTGCAGGACGAACGCATCTTCGTGGACTTCACCAACTCGCGCATGGCCGCCGCCGGGGTCAGCCCCTTTGTCCTGGCCCAGATGATCGACAGCCAGAACACCCTCCAGCCCAGCGGTTCGAGCATGGTCGGTCCCGAGCGCATCGTCATCGAGCCCACCGGCGAATTCAAGGGCGTGGAGGACATCTACTCCCTGTCCATCCGCCCGCCGGGCAAGAAGACCTCGGTCCGCCTGGCCGACGTGGCCGACATCTCGCGCGGCTTCTCGGACCCGCCGTCCACCATGGCCCGGTACAACGGCAAGCCGTGCCTCATCCTGGCCGTGTCCATGGCCGAGGGGGGCAACATCACCGAGCTGGGCGACCGCATCGCCCAGCGCCTGGACCAGCTCAAGGCGAACATGTTCGTGGGCCTGGACACCAACCTGGTCGTGTTCCAGCCCGACTACGTCCGCAAGGCCATCAACGACTTCATGGTCAACCTGCTGGAGTCCTTCGCCTTCGTCGTCGTCATCATCCTGCTCTTCGCCGGGCTGCGCACGGGCGTCATCGCCGGGTCCCTGGTGCCCATGGCCATGCTCGGCTGCATCGCGCTCATGCCCTACTTCGACGTGGGGCTGCAACGCATCTCCATCGCCTCGCTGATCATCTCGCTGGGCATCCTCGTGGACAACGGCGTGGTCGTGTCCGAGGCCATCCTGGTCCGCCTGGCCGCGGGCGAGGATCGCCTCAAGGCCGCCACGGGCGCCGTGGCCGAGCTGTGGATGCCGCTTTTGGCCGCGTCGCTGACGACCATCTTCGCCTTCCTGCCCATCCCCCTGGCCACCACCCACCCGGTGGGCGAGTTCTGCTCCTCCCTGTTCGTGGTCGTCACCCTGACCCTGGCCTGCTCCTGGGGGCTGTCCATGTCCATGGTCCCCATGATGTGCTACTACCTGCTCAGGCCCAAGCTGACCGTCCAGACCTTCACGAGCCGGATCTACCGCTTCTACCGCGCCCTGCTCCTGTGGTCCCTGCGCCACCGCACCGTGTTCGTGGCCGGCATCGTCCTGTGCTGCGTGGTCGCGGGCTGGGCCTTCCAGTTCCTGCCCAAGATGTTCTTCCCGCCCAACGAGCGGGCCCAGTTCACCATCGACTTCTGGCAGCCCTACGGCACGGACATCACCGCCACCGAGCGCCGCGTGGAGCGGTTGGAAAAGGTCCTCATGGGCGACGCCGACGTGACCGGCGTGGGCGTGTTCGTGGGCCACGGCGGCCCGCGCTGGTACCTGCCCCTGAACCTCGAACAGAAGAACGACAACCTGGCCACCTTCGTGGTCAACACCGCCTCCATCGAGTCTGTGGATCAGGTCATCAAGCGCACCCGGCGGACCCTGGAGGACAACTTCCCCGACGCGGACTACAGCCTGAACAAGCTCATGAACGGCCCGCCCGTGGGGGCCAAGCTCCAGATCCGCCTGTCCGGGACGGACATCGAGACCCTCTACACCCTGCGCGACGAGATCGTGCCCCTCGTCGAGCAACAGGCGGGCATCACCCGCGTCTGGGACGACTGGGGCCAGTGGACCAAGAAGATGATCGTCCAGGTGGACCAGGACAAGGCCCGCGAGGCCGGGCTGTCCAGCTTCGACGTGGCCGTGTCCCTCCAGACCGCCATGTCCGGACTGCCCGCCTCCAACTACCGCGAGGGCGACACCATCATCCCCATCCTGCTGCGCAACGACGAGGGCTTCCGCAACCACCTGGACAAGCTCGACAGCCTCAACGTCTACTCCTACGACACCGGCATCAGCGTGCCCCTGTCCCAGGTGGCCACCACCCGCCTGGACTGGCAGCCCTCGGACATCCGCCGCCGCGACCAGGGCCGGACCATGACCATCAAGGCCGACGTGGCCGACGGCTACTACGCCCAGTCCATCCTGGCCAAGGTCCGCCCGGCCGTGCAGCAGCTCATGGGCAAGGCCGACTGGCCGCTGGGCTACAACGTCGAGTACGGCGGCGAGTTCGAGGAGAGCGCCGAGGCCCAGGCCGCCATCAACGCGAACATGCCCCTGGCCATGGGACTGCTCGTGCTGGTGCTCATCTTCCAGTTCAACTCCGTCCGGCGGCCCCTGATCATCCTGCTGACCCTGCCGCCCATGATCATCGGCATCTCCACCGGCATGCTGGCCACCAACTCGCCCTTCGGGTTCATGGCCATGCTCGGCATGATCTCCCTGCTCGGCATCATCGTGAACAACGCGATCATGCTCATCGACCGCATCGAGATCCAGCGCGGGCGCGGCCTGGACCTGGCCGACGCCATCGTGCTCTCGTCCATGGAGCGAGCCCGGCCGATCATCATGACCGCCACCACGACCATCATCGGCATGGTCCCGCTCTCCCTCCAGGGCGGCGAGATGTGGCGGCCCATGGCCAACCTGATCATGTCCGGCCTGACCGTGGCCACGGTCCTGACCCTGGTCCTCTGCCCGGTCCTCTACTCCCTCTTCTTCCGCCAGGGATTCAAGGGCTACCGCTGGGACCCGGCGGTCATCGAACGGGGCAGCGACCTCAAGGCCGACAACCTCCCCGCGGAATAA
- a CDS encoding efflux RND transporter periplasmic adaptor subunit gives MNRLLPLAAVLCLTLLAACGRKPEPVPEPVRPVRTTRAVRTDSSKLWSFAGTAEDALATRLSFRVGGKIVEFPGNQIGRKFAVGGIIARLDPSDYELELRQARANMEQVRANYVRAKADLERNTRLYEGRVISRGELDQVEADFKSYEAQLSASAKQLDIAGKRLGYTTLRAPFEGWIGEVEADVHQNVSAGQAVATYNAGRQMKMYISVPDTLIAQVGEGDEVAVAFDALPGRTMRGKVEEIGVESGTGSTYPVKVYLDNADRMVRSGMSGHVNFTGLGHAKAAFYLPPAAVVGEPDGSHAVWVVNPETSTVTRRDVSVGQLTPVGVEIEGGIEDGDIIVIRGVHSLEEGRKVRLLKAASEG, from the coding sequence ATGAACCGCCTCCTCCCCCTCGCCGCCGTGCTCTGCCTGACCCTGCTCGCCGCCTGCGGCCGCAAGCCCGAGCCCGTGCCCGAGCCCGTCCGCCCGGTCAGGACCACCCGCGCCGTGCGCACCGACAGCAGCAAGCTGTGGTCCTTCGCGGGCACGGCCGAGGACGCCCTGGCCACCCGGCTCTCCTTCCGCGTGGGCGGCAAGATCGTCGAATTTCCCGGCAACCAGATCGGCCGCAAGTTCGCCGTGGGCGGAATCATCGCCCGCCTGGACCCGTCCGACTACGAGCTGGAGCTCCGGCAGGCCAGGGCCAACATGGAGCAGGTCCGGGCCAACTACGTCCGTGCCAAGGCGGACCTCGAACGCAACACCCGCCTGTACGAGGGCCGGGTCATCTCGCGCGGCGAACTGGACCAGGTGGAGGCGGACTTCAAGTCCTACGAGGCCCAGCTCAGCGCCTCGGCCAAGCAGCTCGACATCGCCGGCAAGCGGCTGGGCTACACCACCCTGCGCGCGCCCTTCGAGGGCTGGATCGGTGAGGTCGAGGCCGACGTGCACCAGAACGTCAGCGCGGGCCAGGCCGTCGCCACCTACAACGCGGGCCGCCAGATGAAGATGTACATCTCCGTGCCCGACACCCTCATCGCCCAGGTCGGGGAGGGGGACGAGGTGGCCGTGGCCTTCGACGCCCTGCCGGGCCGGACCATGCGGGGCAAGGTGGAGGAGATCGGCGTGGAGTCCGGCACGGGCTCCACCTACCCGGTCAAGGTCTACCTGGACAACGCGGACCGCATGGTGCGCAGCGGCATGTCCGGCCACGTCAACTTCACCGGCCTGGGCCACGCCAAGGCCGCCTTCTACCTGCCCCCGGCGGCCGTGGTCGGCGAGCCCGACGGCTCCCACGCCGTCTGGGTGGTGAACCCCGAAACCTCCACCGTGACCCGGCGCGACGTCAGCGTGGGCCAGCTCACCCCGGTCGGAGTCGAGATCGAGGGCGGCATCGAGGACGGCGACATCATCGTCATCCGGGGCGTGCACAGCCTTGAGGAGGGCCGCAAGGTCCGCCTGCTCAAGGCCGCGTCGGAGGGCTGA
- a CDS encoding CerR family C-terminal domain-containing protein, whose product MSSKGRKSLRQAQGEETRATLLRTGARLFAQNGYNGVSMRTLAAEAGVNLATVSYHFGGKSGLYEAIIREIVIVRDQIFPPLEEVEARLADADATPEARGEVVDWFMGTIMDGLLGPTDYVWGTVIISRELVHPTELYPKLEAAFFNPNLDALAALVRGTAAHCLGETDAIITGHLIINTVIKLLEGQFLLCKRLGWASYEGHIEAIEAIVKTRIRGLLGLPMENMQ is encoded by the coding sequence ATGAGCAGCAAAGGACGCAAGTCCCTCAGACAGGCCCAGGGCGAGGAGACGCGCGCCACGCTGCTCCGGACCGGCGCGCGGCTGTTCGCCCAGAACGGCTACAACGGCGTGTCCATGCGCACCCTGGCCGCCGAGGCCGGGGTCAACCTGGCCACCGTGAGCTACCATTTCGGCGGCAAGTCCGGGCTCTACGAGGCCATCATCCGGGAGATCGTCATCGTCCGCGATCAGATCTTCCCGCCCCTTGAGGAGGTCGAGGCCAGGCTGGCCGACGCCGACGCCACCCCCGAGGCCAGGGGCGAGGTCGTGGACTGGTTCATGGGCACCATCATGGACGGGCTCCTGGGCCCCACCGACTACGTCTGGGGCACGGTCATCATCTCCCGCGAGCTGGTCCACCCCACCGAGCTCTATCCCAAGCTGGAGGCGGCCTTCTTCAATCCCAACCTGGACGCCCTGGCCGCCCTGGTCCGGGGGACCGCCGCCCATTGCCTGGGCGAGACCGACGCGATCATCACCGGCCACCTGATCATCAACACCGTCATCAAGCTCCTCGAAGGCCAGTTCCTGCTCTGCAAGCGGCTGGGCTGGGCGTCCTACGAGGGACACATCGAGGCCATCGAAGCCATCGTCAAGACCCGCATCCGGGGGCTCCTCGGCCTCCCCATGGAGAACATGCAATGA
- a CDS encoding extracellular solute-binding protein — translation MKKLLLAIVLTLAFAVPALAGSGELYLYIWSEYIPDEVVENFTRETGIKVHISTYDSNEAMYAKIKLAGEGYDLIVPSSDYVGLMRRQDMLLPLDKSKLTNFPNLSAKFTDQPFDPDNTFSVPYMWGSTAIAVNTGTLGESAVTSYADLWKPEMKDRLLLPNDPREVFAIALKSLGYSLNDTDPAHLKQAYEKLKGLMPYVRVFDSDSPKQALLSGEVAVGVIWNGEAYVANQENPEIKYVYPKEGFSLWMDSLCIPKGAKNLDEAHTFLNYLLRPDVAAAISTEMGYSTPNEVASEFLPAEVRDNPIVYPDATTASRGEFQDDIGEAMKTYEDYWVKLKGSNE, via the coding sequence ATGAAAAAGCTACTGCTCGCAATCGTCCTGACCCTCGCCTTCGCGGTCCCGGCCCTTGCCGGCAGCGGGGAGCTGTACCTGTACATCTGGTCCGAATACATCCCGGACGAGGTGGTCGAGAACTTCACCAGGGAAACCGGCATCAAGGTGCACATCTCCACCTACGACAGCAACGAGGCCATGTACGCCAAGATCAAGCTGGCCGGGGAAGGCTACGACCTCATCGTGCCCTCGTCCGACTACGTGGGCCTCATGCGCCGCCAGGACATGCTCCTGCCGCTGGACAAGTCCAAGCTGACCAACTTCCCCAACCTCTCCGCCAAGTTCACGGACCAGCCCTTCGACCCGGACAACACCTTCTCCGTGCCCTACATGTGGGGCTCCACGGCCATCGCCGTGAACACCGGCACCCTGGGCGAGAGCGCCGTGACCTCCTACGCCGACCTCTGGAAGCCGGAGATGAAGGACCGTCTGCTCCTGCCCAACGACCCGCGCGAGGTCTTCGCCATCGCCCTGAAGAGCCTGGGCTACTCCCTGAACGACACCGACCCCGCCCACCTCAAGCAGGCCTACGAGAAGCTCAAGGGCCTCATGCCCTACGTCCGCGTCTTCGACTCCGACTCGCCCAAGCAGGCCCTGCTCTCCGGCGAGGTCGCCGTGGGCGTGATCTGGAACGGCGAGGCCTACGTGGCCAACCAGGAGAACCCCGAGATCAAGTACGTCTACCCCAAGGAGGGCTTCTCCCTGTGGATGGACTCCCTGTGCATCCCCAAGGGGGCCAAGAACCTGGATGAGGCGCACACCTTCCTGAACTACCTGCTGCGCCCGGACGTGGCCGCCGCCATCTCCACCGAGATGGGCTACTCCACCCCCAACGAGGTGGCCTCCGAGTTCCTGCCCGCCGAGGTGCGCGACAACCCCATCGTCTACCCCGACGCAACCACCGCCTCCCGCGGCGAGTTCCAGGACGACATCGGCGAGGCCATGAAGACCTACGAGGACTACTGGGTCAAGCTCAAGGGCTCCAACGAGTAA
- the potC gene encoding spermidine/putrescine ABC transporter permease PotC: MNIWVKRVYAALVYVFLYLPLVVIAVYSFNASKYSLAWKGFTLRWYGELIQGTTLIDAALRSVTIAVVSSTVSCVIGTLAAFMLHQYRFKGRRAVFAGVFVMMMSPDIVIGISLLVLFLGIGLSLGFWTLLMGHVTLCVPFVTATVYARFKGFDPTVVEAARDLGAAEYQVFRRIVLPMAAPGLIAGWLLSFTLSLDDVIVSFFTTGPTYEVLPLRIYSMVRLGIKPDVNALSVVMIIITVAAVLLSRRLLKEKS, encoded by the coding sequence ATGAACATATGGGTCAAGCGGGTCTACGCGGCCCTGGTCTACGTCTTTCTCTACCTGCCGCTGGTCGTCATCGCGGTCTACTCCTTCAACGCCTCCAAGTACTCCCTGGCCTGGAAGGGGTTCACCCTGCGCTGGTACGGCGAGCTGATCCAGGGCACCACCCTGATTGACGCGGCCCTGCGCTCCGTGACCATCGCCGTGGTCTCGTCCACGGTCTCCTGCGTCATCGGCACCCTGGCCGCCTTCATGCTCCACCAGTACCGCTTCAAGGGCCGCCGCGCGGTCTTCGCCGGGGTCTTCGTCATGATGATGTCGCCGGACATCGTCATCGGCATCTCCCTGCTGGTCCTCTTCCTCGGCATCGGCCTGTCGCTCGGCTTCTGGACCCTGCTCATGGGCCACGTGACCCTGTGCGTGCCGTTCGTCACGGCCACGGTCTACGCCCGGTTCAAGGGGTTCGACCCCACCGTGGTCGAGGCCGCCCGCGACCTCGGGGCCGCCGAGTACCAGGTCTTCCGGCGCATCGTCCTGCCCATGGCCGCGCCCGGCCTCATCGCCGGGTGGCTCCTGAGCTTCACCCTGTCGCTGGACGACGTCATCGTCTCCTTCTTCACCACGGGGCCGACCTACGAGGTCCTGCCCCTGCGGATATATTCCATGGTCCGTCTCGGCATAAAGCCGGACGTCAACGCGCTCAGCGTGGTGATGATCATTATAACCGTGGCCGCCGTCCTCCTGTCGCGGCGGCTGCTCAAGGAGAAGTCATGA